In Nicotiana tabacum cultivar K326 chromosome 21, ASM71507v2, whole genome shotgun sequence, one DNA window encodes the following:
- the LOC142175175 gene encoding uncharacterized protein LOC142175175, with amino-acid sequence MAEKLSADKITYTHPLFMNPGDIPGMILILVKLTGSENYGMWSKSMQIALMAKRKLGFVTGTCKRESFEAELHEQWDTCNATVLSWIMNTISVDLLSGIVYASDSYADW; translated from the coding sequence ATGGCGGAAAAACTTTCAGCTGATAAGATCACCTACACTCATCCTCTGTTCATGAATCCAGGAGATATACCTGGTATGATATTGATCCTCGTGAAGCTCACTGGATCGGAGAATTATGGAATGTGGAGCAAATCGATGCAGATTGCTCTCATGGCGAAGAGGAAATTAGGTTTTGTAACTGGTACCTGTAAGCGAGAATCCTTTGAGGCAGAGTTGCATGAGCAATGGGACACTTGCAATGCAACAGTCCTCTCATGGATCATGAACACAATATCAGTTGACCTCCTCAGTGGAATTGTGTATGCATCTGACTCATATGCTGATTGGTAG